One region of Epilithonimonas zeae genomic DNA includes:
- a CDS encoding aldehyde dehydrogenase family protein, with product MSTTVEKQNPTTLAWPEFKAKYDNYVGGKFVPSAGGQYFDVVSPINGKVFTQAAHSNKEDLENAVNAAAEAFKTWKDTSPTERSIILNKIADRIEENLEYIATVETIDNGKAVRETLAADIPLAIDHFRYFASVIRAEEGSHNELDKDTVSLIVHEPLGVIAQIIPWNFPILMAVWKLAPALAAGNCVVLKPAESTPISIMVLMELIGDLLPAGVVNIVNGFGAELGRALVTNPKVNKAAFTGSTATGRLVMQYATENIIPVTLELGGKSPNIFFNSVMDADDEFLDKAIEGAVLFALNQGEICTCPSRLLVQEDIADEFIAKVIERTEAIKVGNPLDKTVMMGAQASKIQKDKIEGYLKLGKEEGAVVLTGGEANHIEGLEDGYYIKPTIFKGNNRMRIFQEEIFGPVLAFTTFKDEAEALEIANDTIYGLGAGVWTRDAHQLYQIPRHVQAGRVWVNQYHAYPAGAPFGGYKQSGVGRENHKMMLDHYRQTKNMLISYNKNKLGFF from the coding sequence ATGAGCACAACAGTAGAAAAACAAAACCCGACAACATTAGCCTGGCCAGAATTCAAAGCTAAATATGATAATTACGTCGGTGGAAAATTTGTACCATCAGCTGGCGGACAATATTTCGATGTAGTTTCTCCGATTAACGGAAAAGTTTTCACCCAAGCTGCACACTCCAACAAAGAAGATTTGGAAAATGCTGTAAATGCGGCAGCAGAAGCTTTCAAAACTTGGAAGGACACTTCTCCGACAGAACGCAGTATTATTTTAAACAAAATCGCAGACAGAATCGAGGAAAATCTCGAATATATCGCAACAGTCGAAACAATCGATAACGGAAAAGCAGTAAGAGAAACTTTGGCCGCAGATATTCCTTTGGCGATTGACCATTTCAGATATTTTGCTTCGGTTATCAGAGCAGAAGAAGGTTCACATAACGAGTTGGATAAAGACACCGTTTCATTAATCGTGCACGAACCACTTGGCGTCATTGCACAAATCATCCCTTGGAATTTCCCGATCTTAATGGCCGTTTGGAAACTCGCTCCAGCTTTGGCAGCAGGTAACTGCGTCGTTCTGAAACCGGCGGAAAGTACACCAATCTCGATTATGGTCTTGATGGAACTGATTGGAGATTTGCTTCCAGCAGGGGTTGTAAACATTGTTAATGGTTTCGGCGCAGAATTAGGAAGAGCTTTGGTAACCAATCCAAAAGTCAACAAAGCGGCTTTCACTGGTTCTACAGCAACTGGACGTCTGGTAATGCAATATGCAACAGAAAATATCATTCCTGTGACTTTGGAATTAGGAGGGAAGTCACCTAATATTTTCTTCAATTCCGTGATGGATGCAGACGATGAGTTCCTGGATAAAGCAATTGAAGGCGCCGTTCTTTTTGCTTTAAACCAAGGTGAGATTTGTACTTGTCCGTCCAGATTATTGGTTCAGGAAGACATTGCAGACGAATTCATCGCAAAAGTAATCGAAAGAACCGAGGCCATCAAAGTCGGAAATCCATTAGACAAAACGGTGATGATGGGTGCGCAGGCTTCTAAAATTCAAAAAGATAAAATCGAAGGTTATTTGAAACTCGGTAAAGAAGAAGGGGCAGTAGTGTTGACTGGCGGAGAAGCCAACCACATCGAAGGTCTGGAAGATGGTTACTACATCAAACCTACCATTTTCAAAGGTAATAACAGAATGAGAATTTTCCAGGAAGAGATTTTTGGTCCGGTGCTGGCGTTCACAACTTTCAAAGATGAAGCGGAAGCTTTAGAAATTGCTAATGATACGATTTATGGTCTTGGAGCCGGCGTTTGGACTAGAGATGCGCATCAGTTGTATCAGATTCCTCGTCACGTGCAGGCTGGTAGAGTTTGGGTCAATCAGTATCACGCTTACCCTGCCGGAGCACCTTTCGGAGGTTACAAGCAGTCCGGAGTTGGTAGGGAAAATCACAAAATGATGCTCGACCACTACCGTCAAACCAAAAATATGTTGATATCCTACAACAAAAACAAATTAGGATTCTTCTAA
- a CDS encoding helix-turn-helix domain-containing protein: MNPNHFQLNKPNLTQEHKLNTLVENQTKFSLNNCEFSIYETHQSAYDVKLHFEHLAFTGMLRGKKWMKLQDKSNYFEYLPGESVLVAPGETMVIDFPDADKDASQCISLTLNPEFVQQSLDHLNFNATKVDDYSQWNISLEEFYLLNSKALASATNNIMRIAMDDNSYKDVIADFALKELLIRLMQTQARNLVEKNTLKNKSRIGFVADYIKKNLHQKLSIDAIAKMAYVSKSNFFKMFKEELGLSPNEFIIQERIKKAKELLIRNNSVSEAAFSTGFSDTNYFIRVFKQMEGVTPKIFQSKKLF, encoded by the coding sequence ATGAATCCAAATCATTTCCAACTTAACAAACCTAATCTGACGCAGGAACATAAACTGAACACATTGGTGGAAAATCAAACCAAGTTCAGTTTAAATAATTGTGAATTCAGTATTTATGAGACGCATCAGAGTGCATATGACGTGAAATTGCATTTTGAACATCTGGCATTCACAGGAATGTTGAGAGGAAAGAAATGGATGAAGCTCCAAGACAAGAGCAATTATTTTGAATATCTGCCTGGAGAAAGCGTTTTGGTTGCGCCTGGAGAAACAATGGTGATTGATTTTCCTGATGCTGATAAAGATGCTTCGCAGTGTATTTCGTTGACATTAAATCCTGAATTTGTGCAGCAGTCATTAGACCATCTTAATTTCAATGCGACAAAGGTGGATGATTATTCGCAATGGAATATTTCTTTGGAAGAATTTTATCTGCTTAACAGCAAAGCTCTGGCTTCTGCAACTAACAATATTATGAGAATTGCAATGGACGATAATTCTTATAAAGATGTAATTGCAGATTTTGCTTTGAAAGAACTTTTGATAAGACTGATGCAAACTCAGGCGAGAAATCTGGTTGAGAAAAACACTTTGAAAAATAAGTCAAGAATTGGTTTTGTTGCGGATTATATCAAGAAAAATCTACATCAAAAATTATCCATTGATGCGATTGCAAAAATGGCTTATGTCAGCAAATCGAATTTCTTCAAGATGTTCAAAGAAGAATTGGGGCTTTCTCCTAATGAATTTATTATTCAGGAGCGGATTAAAAAAGCGAAAGAATTATTGATTCGTAATAATTCTGTGAGTGAAGCGGCTTTCAGTACTGGTTTTTCGGATACGAATTATTTCATCCGGGTTTTCAAGCAAATGGAGGGCGTAACACCAAAAATCTTTCAGTCCAAAAAATTATTTTGA
- a CDS encoding hydroxymethylglutaryl-CoA synthase family protein, with amino-acid sequence MTKFGVDAASFYVPSLYLEIKELAEKRGIEPAKLEKGLGLHKMALPDVHEDAATFAAEALLKLIQDYNINPKEISRVYLGTESALDAAKPTATYAVQMVEELLSGEFGERSFKNCDVVDMTFACVGAVDALHNSLDFVRANPLKKAIVIASDYAKYELASSGEYTQGGGAVALLVSANPRLIEIDNNWGVATESVFDFFKPRRHHSKSEFNSAPENYPDKIEVFTDEPVFDGQYSNQCYQDRIREAYQHYKEQTFTVRPYEDWRYLIFHLPYAFHGKRVFTEIYSLENHLNFSDAEKQKAIAKSEDYINFINEKIEKSQRASSEIGNMYTASIFMALLSALQTSFNENEDLTEKEIGFLAYGSGSKSKVFVGKISPEWKSVVEKWNIFESLKNRLAIDFDTYEKLHRKQLDSSVNPDYKGFGLTRVEKESPVLKGARYYSYQK; translated from the coding sequence ATGACGAAATTCGGAGTTGATGCGGCCAGTTTTTATGTGCCTTCTTTATATTTAGAAATCAAAGAACTTGCAGAGAAAAGAGGAATAGAACCAGCAAAATTGGAAAAAGGTTTGGGCTTACATAAAATGGCTTTACCTGATGTTCACGAGGATGCAGCTACTTTTGCGGCGGAAGCTTTACTAAAATTGATTCAAGATTATAATATCAATCCGAAAGAAATATCAAGAGTTTATCTCGGAACTGAAAGCGCTTTGGACGCTGCAAAACCAACTGCAACTTACGCCGTTCAAATGGTGGAAGAATTGCTGAGTGGTGAATTTGGGGAAAGAAGTTTCAAAAACTGTGATGTTGTGGATATGACTTTCGCTTGCGTTGGAGCAGTTGATGCACTTCATAATTCGCTGGATTTTGTAAGAGCTAATCCTTTGAAAAAAGCTATTGTCATCGCCAGTGATTATGCTAAATATGAGTTAGCTTCTTCCGGAGAATATACGCAGGGTGGAGGAGCCGTGGCACTTTTGGTTTCTGCCAATCCAAGATTGATTGAGATTGATAATAATTGGGGCGTTGCAACAGAGAGCGTTTTCGATTTTTTCAAGCCGAGACGTCATCATTCTAAATCAGAATTCAATTCTGCACCAGAAAATTATCCGGACAAAATCGAAGTTTTTACAGACGAACCTGTTTTTGATGGTCAATATTCCAATCAATGTTATCAGGACAGAATCCGTGAAGCTTATCAGCATTATAAAGAACAGACTTTCACCGTTAGACCTTATGAGGATTGGCGATATTTGATTTTCCATTTGCCTTATGCGTTTCACGGGAAAAGAGTCTTCACCGAGATTTATAGTTTAGAAAATCATCTTAATTTTTCTGATGCCGAGAAACAAAAAGCAATTGCGAAATCCGAAGATTATATCAATTTCATCAATGAAAAAATTGAGAAATCTCAGAGAGCTTCTTCCGAAATCGGAAATATGTACACGGCTTCTATCTTTATGGCATTGCTGTCTGCACTACAAACTTCGTTTAACGAAAATGAAGATTTAACGGAAAAAGAAATTGGTTTCTTAGCTTACGGAAGTGGTTCCAAATCAAAAGTGTTTGTAGGAAAAATCTCTCCTGAATGGAAATCTGTTGTAGAAAAATGGAACATTTTCGAAAGCTTGAAAAACAGATTAGCAATTGATTTTGATACTTACGAGAAATTGCATCGCAAACAACTAGATTCTTCTGTGAATCCGGATTATAAAGGATTCGGATTGACAAGAGTTGAAAAAGAAAGTCCTGTTCTGAAGGGCGCAAGATATTATTCTTATCAAAAATAA
- the adhP gene encoding alcohol dehydrogenase AdhP yields the protein MIPKTMKAAVVQGYGQPLKIMEVPVREPGRYEVLVKVITCGVCHTDLHAVDGDWPAKPKMPLIPGHEGVGIVVACGPEAMVKEGDAVGVPWLYSACGCCDYCITGWETLCEAQQNGGYSVDGGFAEYVIADSRYVGHLKDNVNFLEIAPILCAGVTVYKGLKETETKPGEWVAISGIGGLGHVAVQYAKAMGMHVAAIDVADDKLELAKKLGADLVVNAKETDPGTYLHKEVGGMHGALITAVSPIAFKQGIDVLRRKGTIALNGLPPGSFELPIFETVLKRITVRGSIVGTRKDLQEALDFANEGLVKATVTSAKLEDINDVFDKMKAGQIDGRIVLDIAGQN from the coding sequence ATGATTCCAAAAACAATGAAAGCGGCCGTTGTACAAGGTTACGGACAGCCATTGAAAATTATGGAAGTTCCGGTAAGAGAACCCGGACGTTATGAAGTATTAGTAAAAGTAATTACCTGTGGTGTTTGCCATACAGACTTACACGCTGTGGACGGCGACTGGCCTGCAAAACCAAAAATGCCATTGATTCCAGGACACGAAGGTGTCGGAATTGTAGTGGCTTGCGGTCCGGAAGCGATGGTGAAAGAGGGCGATGCAGTTGGGGTTCCTTGGTTGTATTCGGCTTGTGGATGCTGCGATTATTGTATCACGGGTTGGGAAACATTGTGTGAAGCTCAGCAAAACGGAGGTTATAGCGTAGATGGCGGATTTGCAGAATATGTGATTGCAGATTCCAGATATGTAGGACATTTGAAAGATAATGTGAACTTTCTGGAAATTGCTCCGATTCTTTGCGCTGGTGTAACTGTTTATAAAGGTCTGAAAGAAACCGAAACAAAACCCGGTGAATGGGTTGCCATTTCCGGAATCGGTGGATTAGGACACGTTGCTGTACAATATGCAAAAGCAATGGGAATGCACGTTGCAGCGATAGATGTTGCAGATGATAAATTGGAACTGGCTAAAAAACTTGGTGCAGATTTGGTTGTGAATGCAAAAGAAACTGATCCTGGAACTTATCTTCACAAAGAAGTTGGAGGAATGCACGGTGCGTTGATTACCGCTGTTTCTCCAATTGCTTTTAAGCAGGGGATAGATGTTCTTAGAAGAAAAGGGACTATTGCACTCAATGGACTTCCGCCAGGTTCTTTTGAACTTCCGATTTTCGAAACCGTTCTTAAGAGAATTACAGTGAGAGGTTCTATTGTTGGAACCAGAAAAGATCTTCAGGAAGCGCTTGATTTTGCAAACGAAGGTTTGGTAAAAGCTACCGTTACTTCTGCAAAACTGGAAGATATCAACGATGTTTTTGACAAGATGAAGGCAGGACAAATCGACGGACGTATCGTTCTGGATATTGCTGGACAAAATTAA